In one window of Myxocyprinus asiaticus isolate MX2 ecotype Aquarium Trade chromosome 43, UBuf_Myxa_2, whole genome shotgun sequence DNA:
- the LOC127433674 gene encoding 40S ribosomal protein S25-like, whose protein sequence is MSKRTRTNRNCACVTFFLFRSSQRLSMPPKDSKQKKDTGKSKKDKDPVNKSGGKAKKKKWSKGKVRDKLNNLVLFDKATYDKLYKEVPNYKLITPAVVSERLKIRGSLARAALQELLGKGLIKLVSKHRAQIIYTRNTKGTDEVAPEKEA, encoded by the exons ATGTCGAAGCGCACGCGGACAAACCGGAACTGCGCGTGCGTCACTTTCTTTCTCTTCCGCAGCTCGCAACGGCTCAGCATG CCGCCCAAGGATAGTAAGCAGAAGAAGGATACGGGcaagtccaaaaaggacaaagatcccgTCAACAAATCCGGAGGCAAGGCGAAGAAGAAG AAGTGGTCCAAAGGAAAGGTGAGGGACAAGCTTAACAACTTGGTCCTCTTCGATAAGGCTACTTATGACAAACTGTACAAAGAAGTTCCCAACTACAAGCTCATCACACCCGCTGTGGTATCTGAGAGGCTGAAGATCAGGGGCTCATTGGCCAGGGCTGCCCTCCAGGAGCTGCTCGGCAAAG gTCTGATCAAGCTGGTGTCTAAACACAGAGCTCAGATCATCTATACCCGCAACACCAAGGGCACAGATGAGGTCGCGCCAGAGAAAGAGGCATAA
- the LOC127433325 gene encoding galactosylgalactosylxylosylprotein 3-beta-glucuronosyltransferase 1-like isoform X1: MRRVPLSVYGQPSTDTLEKESALANQTEEMHKRRDILALILIVLPWTLLISIWHQHAVNPLLPAQRDDRSGVSKAHRRGFRLQESCITENTQITEVTRTRYIYSRLPTWSDTLPTLHIITPTYSRPVQKAELTRLANTLLHVPNLHWLVVEDSARKTPLVSRLLENTGLNYTHLNIETPRNLKVRMKPKNSQIPRGTMQRNLALRWLRRNINRNSGHKGIVYFADDDNTYSLELFEEMRWTHRASVWPVAFVGGLRFESPKINSLGKVSGWRTVFDPHRPFAIDMAGFAVNLQLILSKPEAYFKLWGIKGGYQESSLLQDLVTLSDLEPKAANCTKVLVWHTRTERPVLVNEGKKGFTDVSVEI; encoded by the exons aTGAGACGTGTCCCACTCAGTGTCTATGGTCAACCCTCTACGGACACGCTGGAGAAAGAATCGGCTTTGGCAA atCAGACAGAGGAAATGCACAAGAGAAGAGACATCCTTGCGCTCATATTGATCGTGTTACCCTGGACTTTGCTCATCTCAATTTGGCATCAACATGCTGTCAATCCTTTGCTTCCAGCTCAGAGGG ATGACAGGTCAGGGGTTAGCAAAGCTCACAGAAGAGGCTTCAGACTCCAAGAATCCTGCATCACGGAAAACACGCAAATCACAGAGGTCACCCGGACGAGGTACATCTACAGCCGACTCCCGACTTGGTCTGACACACTACCCACTCTTCACATTATAACTCCAACCTACAGTAGGCCTGTCCAGAAGGCGGAGTTGACCCGCCTCGCTAACACCCTCCTACACGTCCCCAACCTTCATTGGTTGGTGGTGGAGGACTCAGCGCGGAAAACACCACTCGTGTCCAGACTGCTGGAGAACACGGGTTTGAATTACACCCACTTGAACATAGAGACTCCCCGAAACCTCAAGGTGCGAATGAAACCCAAAAATTCACAGATCCCTCGTGGCACCATGCAGAGGAATCTGGCCCTCCGCTGGCTGAGGAGAAACATCAACCGCAACTCTGGTCACAAAGGAATCGTCTATTTTGCAGATGATGACAATACCTACAGCCTGGAGCTGTTTGAAGAG ATGCGTTGGACTCATAGAGCATCTGTCTGGCCAGTCGCCTTTGTCGGAGGTCTTCGATTTGAATCGCCCAAAATCAACTCTCTTGGCAAAGTGTCCGGCTGGAGGACGGTGTTTGACCCTCATCGACCTTTTGCCATCGATATGGCAGGGTTTGCTGTGAACCTCCAGCTCATCCTCAGTAAACCTGAGGCCTACTTTAAGCTCTGGGGGATAAAGGGCGGATACCAGGAGAGCAGTCTGTTACAGGATCTGGTGACCCTTAGTGACCTGGAACCCAAAGCTGCCAACTGCACAAAG GTGCTGGTCTGGCACACGCGAACGGAAAGACCTGTGCTTGTGAATGAAGGAAAAAAGGGATTTACGGATGTCAGCGTGGAAATATGA
- the LOC127433325 gene encoding galactosylgalactosylxylosylprotein 3-beta-glucuronosyltransferase 1-like isoform X2 — protein MHKRRDILALILIVLPWTLLISIWHQHAVNPLLPAQRDDRSGVSKAHRRGFRLQESCITENTQITEVTRTRYIYSRLPTWSDTLPTLHIITPTYSRPVQKAELTRLANTLLHVPNLHWLVVEDSARKTPLVSRLLENTGLNYTHLNIETPRNLKVRMKPKNSQIPRGTMQRNLALRWLRRNINRNSGHKGIVYFADDDNTYSLELFEEMRWTHRASVWPVAFVGGLRFESPKINSLGKVSGWRTVFDPHRPFAIDMAGFAVNLQLILSKPEAYFKLWGIKGGYQESSLLQDLVTLSDLEPKAANCTKVLVWHTRTERPVLVNEGKKGFTDVSVEI, from the exons ATGCACAAGAGAAGAGACATCCTTGCGCTCATATTGATCGTGTTACCCTGGACTTTGCTCATCTCAATTTGGCATCAACATGCTGTCAATCCTTTGCTTCCAGCTCAGAGGG ATGACAGGTCAGGGGTTAGCAAAGCTCACAGAAGAGGCTTCAGACTCCAAGAATCCTGCATCACGGAAAACACGCAAATCACAGAGGTCACCCGGACGAGGTACATCTACAGCCGACTCCCGACTTGGTCTGACACACTACCCACTCTTCACATTATAACTCCAACCTACAGTAGGCCTGTCCAGAAGGCGGAGTTGACCCGCCTCGCTAACACCCTCCTACACGTCCCCAACCTTCATTGGTTGGTGGTGGAGGACTCAGCGCGGAAAACACCACTCGTGTCCAGACTGCTGGAGAACACGGGTTTGAATTACACCCACTTGAACATAGAGACTCCCCGAAACCTCAAGGTGCGAATGAAACCCAAAAATTCACAGATCCCTCGTGGCACCATGCAGAGGAATCTGGCCCTCCGCTGGCTGAGGAGAAACATCAACCGCAACTCTGGTCACAAAGGAATCGTCTATTTTGCAGATGATGACAATACCTACAGCCTGGAGCTGTTTGAAGAG ATGCGTTGGACTCATAGAGCATCTGTCTGGCCAGTCGCCTTTGTCGGAGGTCTTCGATTTGAATCGCCCAAAATCAACTCTCTTGGCAAAGTGTCCGGCTGGAGGACGGTGTTTGACCCTCATCGACCTTTTGCCATCGATATGGCAGGGTTTGCTGTGAACCTCCAGCTCATCCTCAGTAAACCTGAGGCCTACTTTAAGCTCTGGGGGATAAAGGGCGGATACCAGGAGAGCAGTCTGTTACAGGATCTGGTGACCCTTAGTGACCTGGAACCCAAAGCTGCCAACTGCACAAAG GTGCTGGTCTGGCACACGCGAACGGAAAGACCTGTGCTTGTGAATGAAGGAAAAAAGGGATTTACGGATGTCAGCGTGGAAATATGA
- the LOC127433954 gene encoding glucose-6-phosphate exchanger SLC37A4-like, with protein sequence MGATGYGYYRTIIFISMFVGYMLYYFNRKTFSFLMPSVMEEIDLDKEELGLITSSQTLAYAISKFISGVLSDKFSARWLFSIGLFIVGVINIFFSWSSTVMMFTLLWFVNGFGQGFGWPPCGKVLRKWFEPSQFGTWWAVLCCSMNLAGSLGPIITTVLVQYYNWRIIMSMSGVICMAIAVVCLLLVKNEPSDVGLPSIEPGAQKGKGTKGAPNDESTLKDFLLSPYLWVLSAGYLVVFGVKIACTDWGQLFLMQEKGQSAMMGSSYMSALEVGGFFGSIGAGYLSDKAVARQGLGIYGNPRHGLLLMMMAGMAVSMYLFRVTITPETPQEAPLWVLALHPVSVLTGVSEKELWILILGAAFGFSSYGPIALFGVIASESAPSNFCGTSHAIVALMANVGAFIAGLPFSTIAKNYSWDTAFWVAEVTCAVTTVCFFFVRNMRTKMGHEHKKIN encoded by the exons ATGGGAGCAACTGGTTATGGATATTATCGCACTATTATATTCATCTCAATGTTTGTGGGATACATGCTGTATTACTTCAACCGGAAGACTTTCTCCTTTCTGATGCCATCAGTGATGGAAGAAATTGACCTGGATAAAGAAGAGCTTG GTCTGATCACCAGCAGTCAGACTCTGGCCTACGCTATCAGTAAGTTTATCAGCGGAGTGCTTTCGGATAAGTTCAGTGCTCGCTGGCTCTTCTCCATTGGGCTTTTCATCGTGGGCGTCATAAACATCTTCTTCTCCTGGTCGTCTACTGTCATGATGTTTACCTTGCTTTGGTTTGTGAATGGGTTCGGTCAGGGTTTTGGCTGGCCACCATGTGGAAAAGTGCTTCGGAAG TGGTTTGAACCATCTCAGTTTGGGACGTGGTGGGCCGTCCTGTGCTGCAGTATGAACCTGGCCGGTAGTTTGGGACCCATCATCACCACAGTGTTGGTTCAGTACTATAACTGGAGAATCATCATGTCCATGTCTGGGGTCATCTGTATGGCCATCGCTGTTGTTTGCCTTCTGCTAGTGAAGAATGAGCCCAGTGATGTTGGGCTTCCCAGCATTGAGCCTGGAGCTCAAAAGGGCAAAGGAACGAAGGGAG CTCCTAATGATGAAAGCACATTGAAAGACTTCCTGCTGTCTCCCTACCTTTGGGTGCTGTCTGCGGGCTACCTGGTCGTGTTTGGGGTGAAGATCGCCTGCACTGACTGGGGTCAGCTCTTTCTCATGCAGGAGAAAGGCCAGTCTGCAATGATGG gcaGTTCATACATGAGTGCCCTTGAAGTTGGTGGCTTTTTTGGCAGCATTGGAGCTGGTTATCTGTCTGACAAGGCTGTTGccagg CAAGGGTTGGGTATCTATGGTAACCCTCGTCATGGGCTGCTCCTGATGATGATGGCAGGCATGGCTGTGTCCATGTACCTCTTTCGGGTCACCATCACGCCAGAGACTCCACAG GAAGCACCGCTTTGGGTTTTGGCTCTCCATCCAGTTTCAGTTCTCACTGGTGTTTCAGAGAAAGAG CTTTGGATTTTGATTCTTGGTGCAGCATTTGGATTTTCCTCGTATGGACCAATCGCTTTGTTTGGGGTGATTGCGAGTGAGAGCGCCCCCTCCAATTTCTGTGGGACGTCCCACGCCATAGTAGCTCTGATGGCAAATG TTGGTGCATTCATTGCTGGTCTGCCGTTCAGCACCATTGCGAAAAACTACAGCTGGGACACAGCATTCTGGGTAGCAGAGGTCACCTGTGCCGTAACAACAGTTTGTTTCTTCTTTGTGCGTAACATGCGCACAAAAATGGGccatgaacataaaaaaattaactaa